A genomic region of Arachis stenosperma cultivar V10309 chromosome 9, arast.V10309.gnm1.PFL2, whole genome shotgun sequence contains the following coding sequences:
- the LOC130950597 gene encoding ubiquitin receptor RAD23c-like isoform X1 — protein MKVFVKTLKGTHFEIEVKPDDTVTEVKKNIETVQGANVYPAAQQMLIHQGKVLKDGTTLEENKVAENSFIVIMLSKSKSTSGEGSTASTAPSSKSPQTSATPTPTASVSVAPQAVPATAAPPAPSPSPSPSPAPAAPAPAPAPAPAPSPAAAPTSTDTAVRVGSDIYGQAASNLVAGSNLEGTIQQILDMGGGSWDRDTVIRALRAAYNNPERAVEYLYTGIPEQAEAPPVARVPTSVQPANPPAAAPQAASPQAAQPAPVTTSGPNANPLDLFPQGLPNVGSGAAGAGSLEFLRNSQQFQALRAMVQANPQILQPMLQELGKQNPHLMRLIRDHQADFLRLINEPVEGGEGNLFGQLAAGMPQSVTVTPEERQAIERLEAMGFDRALVLEVYFACNKNEELAANYLVDHMHEFDEQ, from the exons ATGAAGGTTTTTGTAAAGACTCTGAAGGGCACGCACTTCGAAATTGAAGTGAAGCCCGATGACACG GTTACCGAAGTGAAGAAAAATATAGAAACTGTTCAAGGTGCAAATGTCTACCCTGCTGCACAGCAAATGCTTATTCATCAAGGCAAGGTTCTTAAGGATGGTACTACTTTGGAGGAAAACAAAGTAGCTGAAAACAGTTTCATtgtaatcatgctttctaag AGTAAGAGCACATCTGGTGAAGGATCTACTGCATCAACAGCACCTTCATCAAAG TCTCCACAGACTAGTGCAACTCCTACTCCTACCGCATCTGTGTCAGTAGCACCTCAAGCTGTTCCTGCCACTGCTGCACC GCCTGCGCCTTCACCTTCACCTTCGCCTTCACCTGCACCTGCTGCACCTGCACCTGCACCTGCACCTGCACCTGCACCTTCACCTGCTGCAGCTCCTACATCTACAGATACTGCTGT CAGGGTAGGGTCTGATATCTATGGGCAGGCAGCTTCCAATCTGGTTGCCGGAAGCAACTTGGAGGGAACAATTCAGCAAATTCTTGATATGGGGGGTGGGAGCTGGGATAGGGACACAGTTATCCGTGCTCTTAGAGCTGCTTATAACAACCCTGAGAGAGCTGTTGAATATTTGTATACG GGTATCCCTGAGCAAGCTGAAGCTCCACCTGTGGCCCGAGTGCCTACAAGTGTACAACCTGCAAATCCACCAGCTGCTGCACCTCAGGCAGCTTCACCTCAAGCAGCACAACCAGCTCCTGTCACAACTAGTGGACCAAATGCTAATCCTCTAGACCTATTTCCCCAG GGTCTCCCCAATGTTGGTTCTGGTGCTGCTGGCGCTGGCTCTTTAGAATTTCTGCGCAACAGCCAACAG TTCCAAGCCTTGCGAGCTATGGTGCAGGCTAACCCACAAATATTGCAG CCTATGCTACAAGAGCTTGGCAAACAAAATCCTCATCTTATGAGATTGATTCGAGATCATCAAGCTGATTTCCTTCGACTGATAAATGAACCTGTGGAAGGTGGTGAGGG GAATTTATTTGGCCAGCTAGCTGCTGGCATGCCACAATCAGTAACTGTTACACCTGAAGAGCGCCAAGCAATTGAACGT CTTGAAGCAATGGGCTTTGATCGTGCACTTGTGTTGGAGGTGTATTTTGCTTGCAACAAGAACGAGGAATTGGCTGCCAACTACCTCGTAGATCACATGCACGAGTTTGACGAACAATAG
- the LOC130950259 gene encoding uncharacterized protein LOC130950259, with product MIVEVIKPLVETDPSLKVKSVIAEVQSKFNYTTSYRKAWLAKQKAIANLFGDWEASYEALPLWFEAMVQKDLSAAVEIETVPAYQGDEVVQDVRILTRIFWSFYPCIRAFRSCKPIIQIDGTHLYGKYKGALLVAVSQDGNGNIVPLVFAVVEGETSDAWHFFLTHLCTHVVTRDSVGLISDRHDSITSAIARSNGSWEPPRAIRMFCVRHIASNFSRNFKATYLQKLIVNMGYCRTVREFNVQYARLRERGEAYTRWIDRILRQEFTLAFDNGYRWGYMTTNIVECINGVLKGARNLPITSLVKATFYILNGLFTRKRAETEVRRNAGHVFSEYASNKLQSNQQAAGNIQVNLFDRQNEIFELREMTSGIEYVTDRISYRHAFTCCANQRLDWQQDVHEVSKGRPKITRFLNEMDMRDMRGHRRCRLCGGEGHSRSRCPHRVGSSAGGSAPMS from the exons ATGATTGTAGAGGTGATAAAGCCGTTGGTTGAAACTGATCCATCTTTGAAAGTGAAATCTGTGATTGCTGAAGTGCAGTCAAAATTCAATTATACGACAAGTTACCGCAAAGCATGGCTCGCCAAGCAAAAGGCAATTGCAAACCTTTTTGGTGATTGGGAAGCTTCTTATGAAGCTTTGCcgttgtggtttgaagcaatggTACAAAAAGATCTATCAGCAGCAGTCGAGATCGAAACTGTACCAGCATATCAAGGGGATGAGGTAGTCCAGGATGTTAGGATACTGACGCGGATATTTTGGAGCTTTTATCCTTGCATAAGAGCATTTAGGAGTTGCAAGCCAATCATACAGATAGATGGGACACATCTGTACGGGAAATATAAAGGAGCTCTATTAGTTGCAGTTTCTCAAGATGGTAATGGCAATATTGTGCCTCTTGTATTTGCCGTTGTTGAGGGTGAGACTTCTGATGCATGGCACTTCTTTCTTACTCATTTGTGCACACATGTGGTGACTCGAGATAGTGTTGGGCTTATCTCTGATCGTCACGACTCTATTACCTCAGCAATAGCTCGTAGTAATGGATCATGGGAACCTCCAAGAGCTATCCGAATGTTTTGTGTTAGGCACATAGCATCCAACTTTTCGAGAAATTTCAAGGCAACGTATTTACAGAAGCTGATAGTCAACATGG GCTATTGTAGGACTGTGCGTGAATTTAATGTGCAGTATGCAAGATTGCGTGAACGTGGTGAGGCTTACACGCGATGGATTGATCGAATTCTACGACAGGAATTTACATTGGCATTTGATAATGGATACCGTTGGGGTTATATGACCACAAACATAGTTGAGTGCATCAACGGAGTATTGAAGGGAGCGCGAAATCTTCCTATCACGTCACTTGTGAAAGCAACTTTTTACATACTAAATGGGTTGTTTACTAGGAAGAGGGCCGAGACTGAGGTTCGAAGGAATGCAGGACATGTATTTTCTGAATATGCTAGCAACAAACTGCAATCGAATCAGCAAGCAGCGGGAAACATCCAGGTTAACCTATTTGACAGGCAGAATGAGATCTTTGAGTTACGTGAGATGACCAGTGGTATCGAGTATGTG ACAGATCGAATCTCTTATCGCCATGCCTTTACATGTTGTGCGAACCAACGACTTGATTGGCAACAAGACGTTCATGAG GTTTCCAAAGGGCGTCCCAAAATAACCCGCTTCTTGAATGAAATGGATATGCGTGATATGCGTGGTCATAGACGTTGCAGGCTTTGTGGAGGCGAGGGCCACAGTCGAAGTAGATGCCCTCATCGTGTCGGGTCTAGTGCTGGTGGATCTGCACCTATGTCTTAG
- the LOC130950597 gene encoding ubiquitin receptor RAD23c-like isoform X2 encodes MKVFVKTLKGTHFEIEVKPDDTVTEVKKNIETVQGANVYPAAQQMLIHQGKVLKDGTTLEENKVAENSFIVIMLSKSKSTSGEGSTASTAPSSKSPQTSATPTPTASVSVAPQAVPATAAPPAPSPSPSPSPAPAAPAPAPAPAPAPSPAAAPTSTDTAVVGSDIYGQAASNLVAGSNLEGTIQQILDMGGGSWDRDTVIRALRAAYNNPERAVEYLYTGIPEQAEAPPVARVPTSVQPANPPAAAPQAASPQAAQPAPVTTSGPNANPLDLFPQGLPNVGSGAAGAGSLEFLRNSQQFQALRAMVQANPQILQPMLQELGKQNPHLMRLIRDHQADFLRLINEPVEGGEGNLFGQLAAGMPQSVTVTPEERQAIERLEAMGFDRALVLEVYFACNKNEELAANYLVDHMHEFDEQ; translated from the exons ATGAAGGTTTTTGTAAAGACTCTGAAGGGCACGCACTTCGAAATTGAAGTGAAGCCCGATGACACG GTTACCGAAGTGAAGAAAAATATAGAAACTGTTCAAGGTGCAAATGTCTACCCTGCTGCACAGCAAATGCTTATTCATCAAGGCAAGGTTCTTAAGGATGGTACTACTTTGGAGGAAAACAAAGTAGCTGAAAACAGTTTCATtgtaatcatgctttctaag AGTAAGAGCACATCTGGTGAAGGATCTACTGCATCAACAGCACCTTCATCAAAG TCTCCACAGACTAGTGCAACTCCTACTCCTACCGCATCTGTGTCAGTAGCACCTCAAGCTGTTCCTGCCACTGCTGCACC GCCTGCGCCTTCACCTTCACCTTCGCCTTCACCTGCACCTGCTGCACCTGCACCTGCACCTGCACCTGCACCTGCACCTTCACCTGCTGCAGCTCCTACATCTACAGATACTGCTGT GGTAGGGTCTGATATCTATGGGCAGGCAGCTTCCAATCTGGTTGCCGGAAGCAACTTGGAGGGAACAATTCAGCAAATTCTTGATATGGGGGGTGGGAGCTGGGATAGGGACACAGTTATCCGTGCTCTTAGAGCTGCTTATAACAACCCTGAGAGAGCTGTTGAATATTTGTATACG GGTATCCCTGAGCAAGCTGAAGCTCCACCTGTGGCCCGAGTGCCTACAAGTGTACAACCTGCAAATCCACCAGCTGCTGCACCTCAGGCAGCTTCACCTCAAGCAGCACAACCAGCTCCTGTCACAACTAGTGGACCAAATGCTAATCCTCTAGACCTATTTCCCCAG GGTCTCCCCAATGTTGGTTCTGGTGCTGCTGGCGCTGGCTCTTTAGAATTTCTGCGCAACAGCCAACAG TTCCAAGCCTTGCGAGCTATGGTGCAGGCTAACCCACAAATATTGCAG CCTATGCTACAAGAGCTTGGCAAACAAAATCCTCATCTTATGAGATTGATTCGAGATCATCAAGCTGATTTCCTTCGACTGATAAATGAACCTGTGGAAGGTGGTGAGGG GAATTTATTTGGCCAGCTAGCTGCTGGCATGCCACAATCAGTAACTGTTACACCTGAAGAGCGCCAAGCAATTGAACGT CTTGAAGCAATGGGCTTTGATCGTGCACTTGTGTTGGAGGTGTATTTTGCTTGCAACAAGAACGAGGAATTGGCTGCCAACTACCTCGTAGATCACATGCACGAGTTTGACGAACAATAG
- the LOC130951676 gene encoding dihydrolipoyllysine-residue acetyltransferase component 4 of pyruvate dehydrogenase complex, chloroplastic, which yields MASSPSPFTLSFSSSISSTSLLPCRRSFILPIPRGRATSFTVQSKIREIFMPALSSTMTEGKIVSWIKSEGETLSKGESVVVVESDKADMDVETFYDGILAAIVVPDGETAPVGAPIALLAETEEEVAEAKAKAAKSSQSQSSAPPPQPANPAPAISQPSPPPPPPSAAASDGPKKTVATPQAKKLAKQHKVDLASLTGTGPFGRITPADVETAAGIAPSKSSPAPAAPAPASSAPPKAAAAGAVAPPPIPGSSVVTFTTMQSAVAKNMVESLSVPTFRVGYPVITDALDALYEKVKPKGVTMTAIFAKAAAMALVQHPVVNASCKDGKNFAYNSNINIAVAVAINGGLITPVLQDADKLDLYLLSQKWKELVNKARGKQLQPNEYNSGTFTLSNLGMFGVDRFDAILPPGQGAIMAVGASKPTVEADATGFFKVKNKMLVNVTADHRIIYGADLAAFLQTFSKIIENPDSLTL from the exons ATGGCTTCTTCTCCTTCACCATTCACCCTCTCATTCTcctcttccatctcatccacatCCCTCCTCCCATGCCGTCGCAGCTTCATTCTCCCAATTCCTCGAGGCCGCGCTACCTCATTCACTGTCCAATCCAAGATCCGAGAAATCTTCATGCCCGCACTCAGCTCCACTATGACTGAGGGCAAAATCGTCTCTTGGATCAAATCCGAGGGCGAGACTCTCTCCAAGGGTGAGAGCGTCGTCGTCGTCGAATCCGACAAAGCTGACATGGACGTCGAGACATTCTACGATGGAATACTCGCCGCCATCGTCGTCCCCGACGGCGAAACAGCCCCCGTTGGAGCTCCCATCGCCTTACTCGCCGAGACGGAGGAAGAAGTCGCCGAAGCCAAAGCCAAAGCTGCCAAGTCATCACAATCCCAATCCTCTGCGCCTCCTCCTCAGCCTGCAAATCCAGCTCCGGCAATTTCTCagccttctcctcctcctcctccgccATCGGCGGCAGCTTCTGACGGACCGAAGAAGACCGTCGCCACGCCTCAGGCGAAGAAGCTCGCAAAGCAGCACAAGGTAGACCTTGCGTCACTCACCGGGACCGGTCCGTTTGGTCGGATCACTCCGGCCGACGTGGAGACCGCTGCCGGGATTGCGCCATCAAAGAGCAGTCCTGCTCCGGCGGCTCCTGCTCCGGCGAGCTCAGCTCCTCCAAAAGCAGCTGCTGCTGGTGCAGTGGCGCCGCCTCCAATTCCAGGCTCTAGCGTTGTTACATTCACGACAATGCAATCTGCAGTTGCAAAGAACATGGTGGAGAGCCTCTCCGTGCCTACATTCCGTGTTGGTTATCCTGTGATCACTGATGCACTTGATGCTTTATATGAGAAG GTGAAGCCGAAGGGGGTGACGATGACAGCGATTTTTGCCAAGGCTGCTGCAATGGCACTTGTCCAACATCCAGTGGTCAATGCCAGCTGCAAAGATGGCAAGAACTTTGCCTATAACAGCAACATCAACATTGCAGTTGCTGTGGCAATCAACGGCGGTTTGATTACCCCTGTACTTCAGGATGCTGACAAG TTGGACTTGTATCTGTTGTCCCAAAAGTGGAAAGAGCTAGTTAATAAAGCTCGTGGAAAGCAATTGCAACCCAATGAGTATAATTCAG GAACTTTCACACTCTCCAATCTGGGCATGTTTGGAGTTGACAGGTTTGATGCCATACTTCCTCCAGGGCAG GGGGCTATCATGGCAGTTGGAGCATCAAAGCCTACTGTCGAGGCTGATGCAACTGGATTCTTCAAGGTGAAAAATAAGATGCTG GTGAATGTAACGGCTGATCACCGAATAATTTATGGCGCTGATTTGGCCGCCTTCCTTCAGACATTCTCCAAAATCATTGAAAACCCAGACAGTCTAACATTGTAG
- the LOC130951426 gene encoding ACD11 homolog protein — MMNGVEVVMDNSSTSIVKLPDPAVVAATTSSPLSAIAEAFEHLAKLLNRGDLPLDAFYEACSFVSVLFNCLGFAFKFAELEYVAKLEGLMEASPACGTLKDVIEVDVASKTVKSPGSYSRNLRRVRQGVDLVRAIFEQLLATDDSCLKEIASSAYAQICAPYHTWAVRTAVHAGMYTLPTRDQLFLRLNETEKSAEAKMKRYINAATPVIEYIDKLYLSRKIPLNW, encoded by the exons ATGATGAATGGCGTTGAGGTCGTCATGGACAATAGCAGCACCAGCATCGTTAAACTACCCGATCCTGCGGTGGTGGCGGCGACGACTTCAAGTCCTCTCTCCGCCATTGCCGAGGCCTTTGAACACCTCGCCAAACTCCTCAACCGCGGTGACCTTCCCTTGGACGCCTTCTACGAAGCCTGCTCTTTCGTCTCTGTTCTCTTCAATTGTCTCGGCTTTGCTTTCAAATTCGCCGAATTGGAATACGTCGCCAAG CTAGAAGGACTTATGGAAGCATCACCGGCGTGTGGCACTCTGAAGGATGTAATTGAAGTTGATGTCGCTAGCAAAACGGTTAAATCCCCGGGAAGTTATTCGCGTAATCTGCGCAGAGTTCGCCAGGGTGTTGATCTCGTCAGAGCTATATTCGAACAACTTCTGGCAACTGA CGATAGCTGTCTGAAAGAAATAGCTTCAAGTGCGTACGCTCAGATTTGTGCACCGTATCACACATGGGCAGTAAGAACAGCTGTGCATGCTGGGATGTATACACTTCCAACAAGAGACCAGCTTTTCTTGAGGCTCAATGAAACAG AGAAGTCTGCTGAGGCGAAGATGAAAAGGTACATCAATGCTGCAACTCCAGTTATAGAATACATTGATAAACTGTACCTTTCAAGAAAGATTCCGTTGAACTGGTGA